A window of Candidatus Fermentibacter sp. genomic DNA:
TTCGTGGCGGTGTTCCACTGGGGAGTGGCGGGAGTGGCCTGGGCGACGGTCATCGCGCAGACCGCCTCCTTCCTCGCTGCGCTCGCGTTCCTCGACAAGCGCAATCCATACGTGCGGTTCTCCTTCCATGGGCTCTCGTTCGACCGGCCGACATTCGACCTGAGCATGAAGATCGGGCTGCCCAGCGGCCTCCAGCAGGGTCTCGTCGCCTTCGGGCACATGATCCTGATGAGGCTGGTGAACGGCTTCGGGACCGATGCAGTGGCGGGCTTCTCGGCGGCCAGCCGCCTCGACTCCTTCGCCATGATGCCGGCGATGAGTCTCAGCCAGGCGGTAACCACCTTCACGGGTCAGAACATAGGGGCCGGACGGGTCGACAGGGTGAGGAACGGGCTCAGGGCGGGGCTCCGCGTCAGCCTCGCGATCTCGGGCGTCATCGGCCTCGCCGTGATCCTGTCCAGCGGCGACCTGATATCGCTCTTCAACCAGGATCCGGGAGTGGTATCGGTCGGCGAGAGGTATCTCCTGGTCATCGGCATGTCATATTCCCTCTTCGGGATACTGTTCCTGATGAACGGGGTCTTCCGGGGGGCGGGGGAGGCCATGATACCCATGTACTCCACCATCCTGGCCCTGTGGCTGGTACGCGTGCCCTGCGCGGTGTGGTTCTCGTCGCGCATGGGTGTGGACGGCATCTGGTGGTCGGTACCCGCCGGCTGGACGGTCGGATGCGTCTTCACCGGCCTGTACTACGCTTCGGGCAGATGGAAGAGGAAGTCGCTGGTAGGTATGTCCGGGAGCGGGAGCGGCCCGGGGATGGAGGGAGAGGACATGGACAGGATGATTTCCTACTGCGGCCTCGTGTGTTCGGAGTGCCCCGCCCTCGTCGCCCGGAGGACCGGTGACGACGATCTGAGGCGCAGGACCGCCGCCGAGTGGTCGGCGATGCACGGGGCGGACGTGAGGCCCGAACACGTCGACTGCGACGGCTGCACGGCAGCGGGCGGCATCCATACGCCGCACTGCTTCGAATGCGGGATCAGGGCGTGCGGGATCGGGCGCCAGGTGGCCAACTGCGGCAGATGCGACGAGTATCCCGGCTGTCGGAAGATATCGGACTTCCTCGCGATGGTCCCGGATGCCAGGAAAGTGCTCGATGCCGAAAGGAACGGATCGGTCTGATCCCGGAAGGGGGGCTGGGCATGGACGGAACCTCCGGAACAGGCGGCGGCAGGGGGCCGCTGCTGTGGACGATGAACAAGGGGCCCATGCTGTTCATGATGCTCCCGGGCCTCGGGATGCTCATCGCGAGCTTCCTCGTGAGCCCGGAGGCGCTCACCGACGACGGATATCCCCTCGACATCTTCCTCCGTGCGATGGGCGGCTTCTTCATCCTGGTCAATGTCATCGTATTCGTCGTCTTCCACTTCATCAACAAGCGGAGGATCGACTTCCTCCAGAACGGGCTGGACGGCACGGCCACGGTGCTCGCCATGAACGAGACCGGCACTACCATCAACGACATGCCCGTGATGAAGCTGTCCCTGAAGGTGAACGACGGGTACAACCCCGAGAGGGTGGTCGTCCACAAGGAGACGATCCCGCTGAGCAGGCTCGTGGAGCTGAAGGCGGGCTCGGTGATCTCCGTCAAGGTGGACCGCAACAGGCCCGACAGGATCATGCTGCTCTACTAGATCAGGAATCCGGCTCCGGCTCCCGCCGGCTTGCTTTCCCCGCCGGGCATGTCGAGATTCACGCTGTCACGGTCCGCTGACCGGCGTCCGGGAGGTCCGGCTTCGAGCCTGCGGACATGGCGGGGACATGTCACTTCGCATTGTCGCGGCTGTTCTTGCGCTCTCGGCATGTGGAGCGGGTTCCGGCGGGGCGGTCGGGCTTCCGTCCATGCCTGCGGAATTGCCACCCGGAGCGGAGGCGCTGGGCGGACTCCTCTGCGGCCGTGAATCCATCCGCCTCTTCGGGAGCCGGCCCGCGACCCTCGAAGAGGCCTCGGCACTGCTGTGGGCCGCGTGCGGCCTCGTTCCGGACGGCCGGCGCACCGTTCCATCGGCCGGAGCCCTCTATCCCCTCGAGGTGTACCTCGTGGCCGGTGCCGTCGACGGCATCGACCCCGCACTCTACAGGTACCTGCCCCTGGACGGCGCACTGGAACCGCTGGCGGAGGGGGATCTCAGGAGCGCTCTCTCGGAGGCCTGCCTCGGGCAGCCCTGGGTGGCCTCCGCCCCGGCATCCGTGGTCATCTGCGCCCGGACTTCGGTGACGGCCGCGCGATACGGCGGGAGGGCCGCGCGGTATGCGACCCTCGAGGCCGGGCATTCGTCGCAGAACGTCTATCTCATGTGCGAAGCCCTCGGCCTCGGGACAGTGGCCGTCGGAGCCTTCGACGACTCCCTCGCGGCCGGGGTCCTCATGCTGGACAGCGGAGTCGAGGTGCTCTACGTGATGCCGTTCGGAGAGCCCGGGGAAGGGTGACGGGGAACGGCCAGGCAGGATGCAGTCGGGATAACCTTCGGAGGTGAAGCCATGCGGACCGTTCTGATGCTGATGGCCGCCTCGTGCCTGCCGGCGGCTGCCGGATCGGTCTTCGTGACCGACTACGAGTACCAGGCCGACCTCTCGGTATTCGTGGTCGATTACGAGTATCAGGCCGACCTCTGCGTATATGTCTGCGACTACGGCTACCAGGCCGACGACAGCGACTCGGTCTGGTTCTTCGAGGACTACGAGTACCAGGCCGATGTCTCGATCTTCTACGCGGACTACGAATACCAGGCCGACCTGCTGATATGCTTCGTCGACTACGAGTACCAGTCGGGCTGGCAGGGCGGGCATCCCTGGCGGGAGAGGCTCCACTGAAGCCCGGGCGGACGGGACGGGTTCGCACTGGAGGCCTGCAGGGACTCTGCTCGATCGTGATGCTGGGATGCTCCTGTGTCCTCGACCCGGAGGGTTCGGGCCCCGGATATCCGATCGAATACGACTGCTCCTATATGACCGATTCGATCGGCATCCCGCGCGCGTGTTCGTTCTCGTCGGACGGCCTGTATCTGACCTGCGCCTGCGAAGGGGGGCTCCTGACGGCCGAACTGGGAGAGCCCGCCGCGTTCATCCCGACCGGGGCCCCTCTGACCGATGCGGCCTTCTTCCGGGGGACGCACACGGTCTGCGCCGCCTCCGGTGAATCTCTCCTGGTGGCCGGCCCCGGCTCGGAGCAGTCCTGGACGGACGCCGGATCGGTGGTCCTGTTCGTCGAAACCTCCGGTGACGGAGTGCTGGCTGTGCTCGCCGACGGGTCGATGCTGCAGGCCGGCCGCGATCTCTCCTTCAGGAGGACCGTTGAAGTCCCGGTCGGCGCACCTCTGTCGGCCATCGTCCTCGGCGGCGACCTCTTCCTGGGATTCGCAGACAGCCTGGCCAGGCTGGATGCCGTCACGGGAGCGGTCGAACTCACGGTCGGCACCATGGGCGCCGTCGTGGATCTCTTCGACGCCGGAGCGGGCAGGCCGGGAGCCTCCGTCCAGGGGACGAACATGCTCTGGGTGCTCGATCCCGGTGATCTCTCGGCAGAACTGCTCGTCACCTTCCCGGGATTTCCTGCGGAAGGCGCCGCCACTCCTGACGGTCTCTACTTCTATGCAGGGGGCGATCCCTCGCTGGGGCTCCACGTGGCCGCATCCTCGGGGGAGCTGGATTGGTCCTCGGCCGCATGGGGCGGGACGGCCGACCTGGCATTCTCTCCTGACAGCCAGCATGTGATGGCCGCTTCCACGACGAACAAGACGATCCTCGTGATGGGATACTGAAGGCGATCCGCCCGGGTCGTCCCAGGGAGGCTCCATGACGGCAGAAGCACAGGACAGTGAGACCGGAGAGGCCATTCCGAAGCCCGAGTGGAAGGTCATAGTCGATCTGCTCTGGGAGACCAATCCGCTGCTGGTGAACCGCCTGGGCCGCAAGATGATGAACTATCTCTTCAAGCGCGGCGTGACCCGCATAGGCGACGTGATGCAGCGGCTCCTAAGCCACGGCGACGGCTCAGGGCTCGGCGACTCCCTCGAGGAGAACCAGGCCCTGCCCCGCATCGACTACGAAGCGCTCGAGAACTTCATCGACGAGGTCTTCAAGATCGCCGAGGCCGAGCTGTCGGCCGAGGAGATCAACAGCATGCTGCTCAACTGGTTCAGGCTGGAGAACACACGTTTCCTGACATCGGCGGCTGAGAAGCGCGACATCCCCCTGGCCCAGATCTCCGAGGCGGTGGAGAGGTTCAGCAAGCTGCCGGAACAGCAGAAGAACCTGGCCCCTGAGGACAGGATCGGCATCAGGGTGGCCCTCATCCGCAGGTTCTTCACAGACGACCTGGACTACATCGACGACGTGAAGAAGCACGTCACGATCTCCGACTTCTCGAACATGCTCAGGCACACGATCGGACCGGCCTCGGGCAACGGCAAGCTGGGCGGCAAGTCGGCCGGCCTGTTCAGGGCGGACAGGATCCTTCAGGCCGCCAAGAACGAGAGCGTGGTGCTGCGGAACCTCAGGACCCCCAAGACCTGGTACGTCGTCTCCGACGGAATCCTCGAGTTCGTCCACCACAACGCGCTGGAGGAGCTGCTCTCGATCAAGTACAGCGATCCGTCCGAGATCCGCCAGGAGTTCATGTACCTCAGGCAGATCTTCAAGAACTCGTTCCTCCCGGCCGACATCATGAACGGCCTTTCGATGATGCTGGACGACTTCGGCGAAGCGCCCCTGATCGTGAGATCGTCGAGTCTGCTCGAAGACAGCGCCGGATCGGCCTTCGCCGGCAAGTACAAGAGCCTCTTCGTAGCGAACCAGGGCACGAAGAAGGAGAGGCTGGAGGCGGTGGCCGACGCACTGGTCGAAGTATACGCCAGCGTCTTCGCCCCGGACCCCATCGAGTACAGAAGGGAGAGGGGGCTCCTGGACTTCCACGAGGAGATGGGGATACTCATCCAGGAGGTCGTCGGGACCAGGGTGGGCGACTACTACTTCCCCGCATACTCGGGCGTGGCGTTCAGCAGGAACGAGTTCAGGTGGTCCCCGAGGATCCGGAGGGACGACGGAGTCATCAGGCTCGTGACCGGGCTGGGGACCAGGGCCGTGGACAGGATCGGCGAGGACTATCCCGTCCTCGTCAGCCCCGGCCAGCCGGGGCTGAAGGTGAACCTCACCCCCGAGGACATAGTGAGGTACGCACAGAAGAGCGTCGATCTCGTGAACCTGAGCACGAGGCGCTTCGAGACCATGGGCTTCGACAGGCTGGTGCGGGAGCACTACAGGGACTATCCCGCCCTCTCCTACATCATCTCCCTCTACGGCGACGGCAACCTCGTCCCGCCGGTCGGGACGATGCTCAACCTCGACGAGCAGTACCCCGTCGTGACGTTCCAGAGGCTGCTGTCGCAGAGCCCGTTCGTGCCGCAGATGAAGGCCATTCTCGAGATCCTCGAACGGGAGCTCGGGTTCCCGGTCGACATCGAGTTCGCCTATGAGGGCGACATCCAGACTCCCTGCCTCCTCCAGTGCCGTCCCCAGAGCCACAGCAAGGGCAGGCAGGACGTGGTGCTGCCCAGGGACCTCGACGGGGCGGACGTGCTCTTCACCGCCGAGAAGTTCATCACGAGCGGCATGGTCAGCGGGATCGAGTACATAGTGTACGTGGATCCGGACGGATATGACGACATCCCCAGCATGGAGGCCCTGTACGACTGCGGCAGGATCGTGGGGAGGCTCAATCAGAAGCTGCCTTCCAAGCGCTTCATCCTGATGGGTCCCGGGCGCTGGGGCAGCAGGGGGGACATCAAGCTGGGAGTGCACGTCGGGTACAGCGACATCAACAACACGTCGATGCTGATAGAGATAGCGAAGACCAAGAGGGGCTACGTGCCCGACCTCTCGTTCGGGACCCACTTCTTCCAGGATCTCGTGGAGGCGGACATCAAGTACCTGCCGCTCTACCCCGACGATCCGGGGATAGTGTTCAACCACGACTTCTTCAGGCTCTCTCACAACCAGCTCAGGAAGCTCGTGCCGGGATCGGAGCACCTGGAGGACGTGATCAGGGTCATCAGGGTCGGGCGCGAGAAGCAGGGCGCCACCGCATCGGTAGCCATGGACGGGGACTCCGACCGCGCCATCGGCTACATCGTCCGCGGCTGACCGCGGCGGAGCCGGTTCGATGAGGCGCCGGGCACGGTCGAGCGGGATGGGGGAGGAGGCGTCCCGCGAGGCTCCCGGGTCCGTCCCGCGCTGTCCCCTCTGCGGCGGGACGGAGTCCCGGACATCGTACCGGCAGGGCGACGGGGGGCAGTTCGAGTTCCGCAGATGCCTCTCCTGCAGGCTGGTCTGGTACGACCCCGCGGGAGGGCTCGATCAGGGCAAGTACTCCAGGAGCCTGCCCGACCCGCTGTCGGGGGAGGGGGCCGCCAACACCTCCCAGACAGCCTCCTGGGCCTTCATCCGGCAGGCCGTCCCGAAGAAGGGCTCCCTCCTGGACATCGGCTGCGGCAACGGCAGGCTCATCCATCTGGCGGCCGGGGACGGCTGGCGGGCCGAGGGCGTAGAGATCTCGCACGAAGCCGCCGGGCAGGTCTCGCGAAGGACGGGCCTGCCCGTTCATGCCGGGTTGTTCCCGGGCGCGATGCCGTCCCTGCCTGGGAAGTACGATCTCGTCGTGCTGAGGCATGTGCTGGAGCACATCCCGGATCCCGTCGCCGCGATGGAGGCCCTGGGCTCGCTGCTTGCCGAAGACGGGCGCGCCCTGCTGGAATTCCCCAACATCGACAGCCTGGACGCCGGGTGGAGGAGGCTCGTGGGGAGGCTCGGGCTCCATCGGAAGAGGTACCGCCCTGGGTACGTGCCGGGGCACTGCTGCGAGTACTGCCGCGGCTCGTTCGAGTTCCTCCTGCGCAGCTCGGGCATGGTCCTCGAGCGCTGGGAGACCTATTCGAGCCGGCCCTGTCTCGCTCCCCTGCTCCGGGCCTTGCCCGTGGGCGGCAAGGCCCGGGCGCTGGTCAGGCTCGAAGGACACCGGCCGCAGGGCCGTGTGTAACTCCAGTGGGGTTTTTCCTGTCTCTGCCCGTGCGGACCCGGGCCGGGCGATCCGGCTCCGTCGCGCGATTGGAGGGATCGATGGTTTTCAGGCTTCTTCCGCTGGTTCTCCTGGCAGCCTCTGCGGCGGCCGATTTCTCCGACGATTTCGAGTCCTACACGCCCGGTCAGGACCCCGAAGCCTCGGGCGACTGGCTAAGGTCCGAATATGGCGGGCACGCTTGGGTGGCCTCCCTGGGAGGCGGCCAGGTCCTCGAGGCGGCCTTCGAGGATTCGCTGGCCGTCGGCTATGTCTGCACGGCAGCCGGTGACTGGGATGACGGCTCGGTGGGGATGTCCTTCAGCCCGGACGGGGACGGCGCGTACTGCTGCGTGCTGGCCAGGATGGTGACCTCGGGGGAGACCTATGCCGGCGGCCTGGTCACCGTCATGCAGCCGGTCACAACCGCATTCCTGGCCTACGTGAACGCCTCGGGGGACTTCGAGGTCCTCTGGTCCGGGTTCGGGCCCTTCGTGTCGCAGGGGGAATGGGTCGACCTGGAGATGACCCTCGAAGGGTCTACGGATGTCGTGCTCACGCTATACTGCGATGGCAGCCTGGCAGGGACGGCGACCGACGCGGTCCACGCCCTCGGGCCGGGGCTGTCCGGCTTCGCGATGCTCCGCGATCCTGAAGAGGTCGTACCCGGCGTCTCGGCGGACGACTTCGAGGTCGTTCTCGACCCTTCGTCCCTCGAATCCCGCACCTTCGCCCAGATCAAGCGGCTCCTCTGACGGGGTCAGGCTACTCCTGCGTTGACGAACCACGAATATAGGCGATTTATCGTTGATCCGGCGGATATTCTCCAGTTCTGCCGACACCGATGTCGCAGAACTCAACCCAACCGCATTATTCCGGCTTTCCACCCGGGGTCTGGCTACTTTTGCGTTAACAAACCGCGATATCCGGGAACCATCACGGCTGTTTATGCGGGGGACTGATCGATAAACGATCATTTTCGGCTAGCTGGGTTTTATTCTGTCGAAAATGGTACTCGAAAGCATGCCCGACCGGGGTCTGACCCCGGCTTAGCGGTCCCCGGCTCCCTGAAACCGGACACCGGACACCGGCTGCCCCGA
This region includes:
- a CDS encoding MATE family efflux transporter, whose protein sequence is MKDLTTGGEARALFAFSVPMLLGNVFQQFYNMVDSVVVGNFVGKTALAAVGASFPILMLMVSVQIGLTMGATVLIAQQFGAGERDRIRTTVNTTYIAIFWSSAVLSIVGVLATPFILRAMHIPDDVLPEASAYLRILFAGMLGPFGYNTVSAVLRGLGDSRTPLYALIFSTVVNIVLDLVFVAVFHWGVAGVAWATVIAQTASFLAALAFLDKRNPYVRFSFHGLSFDRPTFDLSMKIGLPSGLQQGLVAFGHMILMRLVNGFGTDAVAGFSAASRLDSFAMMPAMSLSQAVTTFTGQNIGAGRVDRVRNGLRAGLRVSLAISGVIGLAVILSSGDLISLFNQDPGVVSVGERYLLVIGMSYSLFGILFLMNGVFRGAGEAMIPMYSTILALWLVRVPCAVWFSSRMGVDGIWWSVPAGWTVGCVFTGLYYASGRWKRKSLVGMSGSGSGPGMEGEDMDRMISYCGLVCSECPALVARRTGDDDLRRRTAAEWSAMHGADVRPEHVDCDGCTAAGGIHTPHCFECGIRACGIGRQVANCGRCDEYPGCRKISDFLAMVPDARKVLDAERNGSV
- a CDS encoding SagB/ThcOx family dehydrogenase, which produces MSLRIVAAVLALSACGAGSGGAVGLPSMPAELPPGAEALGGLLCGRESIRLFGSRPATLEEASALLWAACGLVPDGRRTVPSAGALYPLEVYLVAGAVDGIDPALYRYLPLDGALEPLAEGDLRSALSEACLGQPWVASAPASVVICARTSVTAARYGGRAARYATLEAGHSSQNVYLMCEALGLGTVAVGAFDDSLAAGVLMLDSGVEVLYVMPFGEPGEG
- a CDS encoding DUF6150 family protein, yielding MRTVLMLMAASCLPAAAGSVFVTDYEYQADLSVFVVDYEYQADLCVYVCDYGYQADDSDSVWFFEDYEYQADVSIFYADYEYQADLLICFVDYEYQSGWQGGHPWRERLH
- a CDS encoding PEP/pyruvate-binding domain-containing protein gives rise to the protein MTAEAQDSETGEAIPKPEWKVIVDLLWETNPLLVNRLGRKMMNYLFKRGVTRIGDVMQRLLSHGDGSGLGDSLEENQALPRIDYEALENFIDEVFKIAEAELSAEEINSMLLNWFRLENTRFLTSAAEKRDIPLAQISEAVERFSKLPEQQKNLAPEDRIGIRVALIRRFFTDDLDYIDDVKKHVTISDFSNMLRHTIGPASGNGKLGGKSAGLFRADRILQAAKNESVVLRNLRTPKTWYVVSDGILEFVHHNALEELLSIKYSDPSEIRQEFMYLRQIFKNSFLPADIMNGLSMMLDDFGEAPLIVRSSSLLEDSAGSAFAGKYKSLFVANQGTKKERLEAVADALVEVYASVFAPDPIEYRRERGLLDFHEEMGILIQEVVGTRVGDYYFPAYSGVAFSRNEFRWSPRIRRDDGVIRLVTGLGTRAVDRIGEDYPVLVSPGQPGLKVNLTPEDIVRYAQKSVDLVNLSTRRFETMGFDRLVREHYRDYPALSYIISLYGDGNLVPPVGTMLNLDEQYPVVTFQRLLSQSPFVPQMKAILEILERELGFPVDIEFAYEGDIQTPCLLQCRPQSHSKGRQDVVLPRDLDGADVLFTAEKFITSGMVSGIEYIVYVDPDGYDDIPSMEALYDCGRIVGRLNQKLPSKRFILMGPGRWGSRGDIKLGVHVGYSDINNTSMLIEIAKTKRGYVPDLSFGTHFFQDLVEADIKYLPLYPDDPGIVFNHDFFRLSHNQLRKLVPGSEHLEDVIRVIRVGREKQGATASVAMDGDSDRAIGYIVRG
- a CDS encoding class I SAM-dependent methyltransferase, with amino-acid sequence MRRRARSSGMGEEASREAPGSVPRCPLCGGTESRTSYRQGDGGQFEFRRCLSCRLVWYDPAGGLDQGKYSRSLPDPLSGEGAANTSQTASWAFIRQAVPKKGSLLDIGCGNGRLIHLAAGDGWRAEGVEISHEAAGQVSRRTGLPVHAGLFPGAMPSLPGKYDLVVLRHVLEHIPDPVAAMEALGSLLAEDGRALLEFPNIDSLDAGWRRLVGRLGLHRKRYRPGYVPGHCCEYCRGSFEFLLRSSGMVLERWETYSSRPCLAPLLRALPVGGKARALVRLEGHRPQGRV